A single Carnobacterium alterfunditum DSM 5972 DNA region contains:
- a CDS encoding phosphocarrier protein HPr, which translates to MEKREFHVVAETGIHARPATLLVQTASKFSSDINLEYKGKSVNLKSIMGVMSLGVGQGADVVISADGSDESEALAGIEETMKKEGLAE; encoded by the coding sequence ATGGAAAAACGCGAATTTCACGTAGTAGCTGAAACAGGTATCCATGCACGTCCAGCAACATTATTAGTACAAACAGCAAGCAAATTTAGTTCAGATATCAACCTAGAATATAAAGGTAAATCTGTAAACTTAAAATCAATCATGGGCGTTATGTCTTTAGGCGTTGGACAAGGTGCTGACGTAGTTATCTCTGCTGATGGTTCAGACGAATCTGAAGCTCTTGCAGGAATCGAAGAAACAATGAAGAAAGAAGGTTTAGCTGAATAA
- a CDS encoding IS1380 family transposase: protein MATLHENRLLFNSNITVSHSGGNLSSDSGLILVKEFMHTINFSNILKQTLTINDDRLYYNHANHSIIEQILFQLIAGYQTDSSADVLSKDPIFQSLLAKEQLASQPSISRLWDRLSQENISQLQEVNQILIDKVRTARNTTEMIFDLDSTHSDTFGNQEKSNYNAHYQTNGYHPLVAFEGLTGDFLKAELRSGNVYTSNGVADFVRPLFDHYQETVPVSSILVRADSGFATPELYELCEKRQNFYIVRLKSNRNLGKIAEQFVSINDQQDWDKKEVHYASTLYQAKSWTHPRRICIKSTREATELITRHEFIITNLSENLSAEAVFQTYSKRGTMENYIKEAKNGFYFDKTNSPRFLENHARMMVSVLAYNIVNFMRTLCFTKETKGFQVSTIRLLLFKVAGKLVHSGRKTFLKLSSYHVYHELFHKILRNIQHFKWQ, encoded by the coding sequence ATGGCAACTTTACATGAAAATCGTTTGCTTTTCAATTCAAACATTACGGTATCTCACTCTGGGGGTAATTTATCCTCAGATTCCGGATTGATATTAGTTAAGGAATTCATGCACACCATTAATTTCTCTAACATTTTGAAACAAACCCTCACTATTAACGATGATCGACTTTACTATAACCATGCTAATCATTCAATTATTGAACAAATCCTTTTTCAATTGATTGCTGGATATCAAACGGATTCTTCGGCTGACGTTTTATCAAAAGATCCCATTTTCCAGAGTCTATTAGCTAAAGAGCAACTCGCTTCACAACCGTCTATTTCTCGTTTATGGGATCGGTTAAGTCAAGAAAACATTTCCCAATTACAAGAAGTCAATCAAATCCTGATTGATAAAGTACGTACTGCTCGTAATACAACTGAAATGATTTTTGATCTAGACTCAACACATTCGGATACCTTTGGCAATCAGGAGAAGTCGAATTATAATGCCCATTACCAAACGAATGGCTATCATCCACTTGTTGCCTTTGAAGGTCTGACTGGCGACTTTTTGAAAGCAGAACTTCGTTCTGGTAATGTGTACACATCCAATGGTGTTGCAGATTTTGTCCGACCACTTTTTGACCATTACCAAGAAACCGTACCTGTAAGTTCTATTCTAGTGCGTGCAGATAGTGGTTTTGCAACTCCTGAATTATATGAACTGTGTGAAAAACGTCAAAATTTTTATATTGTTCGATTGAAATCGAATCGCAACTTAGGAAAAATCGCTGAGCAATTTGTATCTATAAATGACCAGCAGGATTGGGATAAAAAAGAAGTTCACTACGCTTCTACACTCTATCAAGCGAAGAGCTGGACACATCCACGAAGAATTTGTATTAAATCTACGCGCGAAGCAACCGAATTGATTACTCGACATGAATTTATCATAACCAATTTATCAGAGAACCTTTCTGCAGAAGCGGTCTTTCAAACCTATTCTAAAAGAGGCACCATGGAAAATTACATTAAAGAGGCCAAAAATGGATTTTATTTCGATAAAACCAACAGTCCTCGTTTTTTAGAAAATCATGCACGTATGATGGTGAGTGTACTAGCTTACAACATCGTCAATTTTATGCGTACTCTTTGTTTTACGAAAGAAACCAAAGGTTTTCAAGTTTCAACTATTCGTTTGCTCTTATTTAAAGTAGCGGGTAAACTTGTTCATTCTGGACGAAAAACCTTTTTAAAACTCAGTTCCTATCACGTTTACCATGAACTTTTCCATAAAATCTTGCGGAATATTCAGCATTTCAAATGGCAGTAA